One genomic segment of Desulfomicrobium sp. ZS1 includes these proteins:
- a CDS encoding chemotaxis protein CheW, which produces MKQQAKEKTGALQLSCFYVGSALCGIDINLIQEMNRQMEMTKVPQAPSYVLGIMNLRGRIVTIIDLGRKLGLAPSKTTETSRIIIVNSRDENIGLLVDRITDVVTSKWEDVEPTPSNIKGLKGKYFQGVLKSSRDLIAVLDVGEVLSDD; this is translated from the coding sequence ATGAAACAGCAGGCCAAAGAAAAGACGGGTGCCTTGCAGCTGTCCTGCTTTTACGTAGGTTCGGCCCTGTGCGGGATTGACATCAATCTCATTCAGGAGATGAACAGACAGATGGAGATGACCAAAGTACCGCAGGCTCCGTCCTATGTACTTGGCATCATGAACCTGCGCGGCAGGATCGTGACCATTATCGATCTGGGTCGCAAGCTTGGCCTAGCGCCGTCGAAAACTACGGAGACCAGCCGCATCATCATCGTCAATTCCCGCGATGAAAACATCGGCTTGCTGGTCGACCGCATTACCGACGTGGTCACATCCAAATGGGAAGACGTGGAGCCGACGCCTTCCAACATCAAGGGTTTGAAGGGCAAATATTTCCAGGGCGTGCTCAAGTCTTCCCGGGATCTTATCGCCGTGCTCGATGTCGGTGAAGTGCTTTCTGACGATTAG
- a CDS encoding chemotaxis response regulator protein-glutamate methylesterase, giving the protein MNLRVLVVDDTIMYRKVVGDILAEMSGVEVVGTANNGKIALTRIASLKPDLITLDVEMPIMNGLETLQEIQKSYPDVGVIMLSTLTKRGSDITMRALELGAFDFIAKPDADVMQENVQLLRNAIGPRVKAFAKRLELRSLLKQRHRSVTAAAPVPPAPSVLASPRRTGKSKAVAIGISTGGPNALTKMLPQLPKLGVPIFVVQHMPPVFTKSLAESLDSKCQYEVREAEHNEIVRPDVIYIAPGGRHMRVASGPGGTKIIQVTDDPPENNCKPAVDYMFRSVAREYGALSTGVIMTGMGGDGTLGLKVLKSFGAVTIGQDEESCVVYGMPKIAAEAGVVDVVSPLQMIASEIIRTVR; this is encoded by the coding sequence ATGAATCTGCGCGTTTTGGTTGTGGACGATACCATCATGTATCGCAAGGTGGTGGGCGACATTCTCGCCGAGATGTCCGGGGTTGAAGTGGTCGGCACCGCCAATAACGGCAAAATCGCCTTGACCCGTATTGCGTCCCTGAAGCCGGATCTGATCACGCTGGATGTGGAAATGCCGATTATGAACGGCCTGGAAACCCTGCAGGAGATCCAGAAAAGCTACCCTGATGTGGGCGTGATCATGCTCTCCACTCTGACCAAGCGCGGCAGTGATATCACCATGCGGGCCCTGGAACTCGGGGCCTTCGATTTTATCGCCAAGCCTGACGCCGATGTCATGCAGGAAAATGTGCAGTTGCTCCGCAACGCCATCGGGCCGAGGGTGAAAGCCTTTGCCAAGCGGCTTGAGCTTCGGTCCCTGCTCAAGCAAAGACATCGCTCCGTGACTGCGGCCGCGCCGGTTCCGCCCGCGCCGTCAGTGCTGGCTTCGCCCCGGCGGACAGGCAAGTCGAAGGCTGTGGCCATCGGTATTTCCACCGGAGGACCCAATGCCCTGACCAAGATGCTGCCGCAACTCCCGAAACTTGGGGTGCCCATCTTCGTGGTCCAGCACATGCCGCCTGTTTTCACCAAATCTCTGGCCGAGAGCCTGGACTCCAAGTGTCAGTACGAGGTCCGGGAAGCCGAGCACAACGAGATCGTGCGTCCCGACGTGATCTACATCGCTCCCGGTGGCAGGCACATGCGCGTGGCATCGGGCCCGGGCGGGACCAAGATCATCCAGGTCACCGACGATCCGCCCGAGAACAACTGCAAACCGGCGGTGGACTACATGTTCCGCTCCGTGGCCCGCGAGTATGGCGCCTTGTCCACCGGCGTCATCATGACCGGCATGGGTGGCGACGGGACTCTGGGACTGAAGGTGCTGAAAAGCTTCGGGGCCGTGACCATCGGTCAGGACGAGGAGTCCTGCGTGGTTTACGGCATGCCCAAGATCGCAGCCGAGGCCGGTGTCGTGGATGTGGTTTCACCTTTGCAGATGATCGCCTCGGAGATCATCCGCACGGTGAGATAG
- a CDS encoding protein-glutamate O-methyltransferase CheR, whose translation MTTITADEFSVLSKYIYSICGVALDSTKTYLVETRLKFMMQKYGCVSYLDLHTKAKADRSGNMEKEIVDAITTNETLFFRDASPFEVFKHKILPDLIDARSKSVSGRNIPLRIWSAACSTGQEVYSIAIALREALGNLNNFQISILGTDISDEAVTKASYGKYNKFEIERGLPLQTLNKYFTLQGDGWKIRDEIRAMTVFKKFNLMKPFAGLGKFDIVFCRNVAIYFTPADKKMVFEKIASVLEPDGSLIIGSTESLTGVTGMFEPKRYMRSIFYQPVPGSSPQTPTGFTYAQTPAPAFAAAAASVARPPLPAPRPAPVAAPVSAPTFGQASGQASGTRPVPRAVPAPVVSPAPQPVPVASAPLERPIAPAPVAVVAQQAPPLEEAPRPAALRPAPVRSQPAQVYRAGDKSELKRLLMQKKQKGQS comes from the coding sequence ATGACGACCATCACCGCTGACGAGTTCAGCGTCCTGTCCAAGTACATCTACTCCATTTGCGGAGTGGCCCTGGATTCGACCAAGACCTATCTGGTCGAGACCAGGCTCAAATTCATGATGCAAAAATACGGTTGTGTCTCGTATCTGGATCTGCACACCAAGGCCAAGGCCGATCGCAGCGGAAACATGGAAAAAGAGATCGTCGACGCCATCACCACCAACGAAACTCTTTTTTTTCGTGACGCGTCTCCCTTTGAAGTCTTCAAGCACAAGATTTTGCCGGACCTGATCGACGCCCGCTCCAAATCGGTCTCAGGCCGCAACATCCCCTTGCGCATCTGGAGCGCAGCCTGCTCCACCGGACAGGAAGTCTACAGCATCGCCATTGCCCTGCGTGAAGCGCTGGGCAACTTGAACAATTTTCAGATTTCCATCCTCGGCACCGACATCTCCGATGAGGCCGTGACCAAGGCAAGTTACGGGAAATACAATAAATTTGAAATAGAACGCGGCCTGCCGCTGCAGACTTTGAACAAATACTTCACTCTCCAGGGCGACGGGTGGAAGATCAGGGACGAGATCCGGGCCATGACCGTCTTCAAGAAGTTCAATCTGATGAAGCCTTTTGCCGGGCTAGGCAAGTTCGACATAGTTTTTTGCCGCAACGTGGCGATTTATTTCACTCCGGCAGACAAGAAGATGGTTTTCGAGAAGATTGCCTCCGTGCTTGAACCCGACGGGTCCCTGATCATCGGATCCACCGAGTCCCTGACCGGCGTGACGGGCATGTTCGAGCCCAAACGCTACATGCGTTCCATTTTTTATCAGCCTGTCCCCGGCTCCTCCCCGCAGACTCCCACGGGTTTCACCTACGCGCAGACACCGGCGCCGGCGTTTGCAGCGGCGGCTGCCTCCGTCGCGCGGCCGCCCCTTCCGGCGCCACGTCCGGCGCCTGTAGCCGCGCCGGTATCAGCACCGACATTTGGCCAGGCATCTGGCCAGGCATCTGGGACACGGCCGGTTCCACGGGCTGTTCCCGCTCCTGTCGTCTCACCCGCGCCGCAGCCGGTTCCGGTCGCGTCCGCGCCGTTGGAACGGCCGATAGCGCCTGCGCCAGTAGCTGTCGTTGCCCAGCAGGCTCCCCCCCTCGAAGAGGCTCCGCGCCCTGCGGCACTCCGTCCCGCTCCGGTCCGATCCCAGCCCGCGCAGGTGTATCGCGCAGGAGACAAATCCGAACTCAAGCGCCTGCTCATGCAAAAAAAACAGAAGGGCCAATCCTGA
- a CDS encoding biotin--[acetyl-CoA-carboxylase] ligase, translated as MPILWTPDIVGVTDAFHAEHDDVSAILGAGGFDPLRPEERVYLCGPCSSVLDVAGHLAGQGGLDPWDSVLATRQWAGRGQMRRTWISRPGNLFAAWRLPVPSLPWQNMISVLVGWTICLGLGELGLPVQLKWPNDILLHGRKIGGILIEERGDVLLAGIGINIVSCPEDADLRRDHACVAASLGGHLRGMTIFDLWLRLVNLGRLRYSTELSDSTPLEFSQLIEPVLANLGTLVRVSDNRSSVCGTYAGISPDGGIVLLSGGERRIVHSGSLRPEG; from the coding sequence ATGCCTATTCTCTGGACTCCTGATATCGTCGGCGTCACGGACGCCTTTCACGCCGAGCATGATGACGTGTCCGCGATTCTTGGTGCGGGAGGGTTTGACCCGCTCCGTCCGGAGGAACGTGTCTATCTCTGCGGGCCATGCTCTTCGGTGCTTGACGTCGCCGGACACCTGGCCGGGCAGGGGGGGCTTGATCCGTGGGATTCGGTCCTGGCCACACGGCAGTGGGCCGGCAGGGGGCAAATGCGGCGGACCTGGATTTCACGGCCCGGCAACCTTTTCGCGGCCTGGCGTCTGCCCGTTCCCTCTCTTCCCTGGCAAAACATGATCTCCGTCCTGGTCGGCTGGACCATTTGTCTGGGGCTGGGCGAGCTCGGCCTGCCCGTGCAGCTCAAATGGCCCAATGATATCCTGCTGCACGGTCGCAAGATCGGCGGAATCCTGATCGAGGAGAGAGGGGATGTGCTCCTGGCCGGGATCGGGATCAACATCGTCTCATGCCCCGAGGACGCGGACCTGCGCCGCGATCACGCCTGCGTCGCGGCCAGTCTCGGCGGGCATTTGCGCGGGATGACCATTTTTGACCTGTGGTTACGGCTTGTGAATTTGGGGCGGCTCCGTTATAGTACTGAACTTTCTGATTCGACCCCTCTGGAGTTTTCCCAGTTAATTGAACCTGTTCTAGCCAATCTCGGGACCCTGGTGCGCGTTTCGGACAATCGATCATCGGTTTGCGGAACGTATGCGGGGATAAGTCCGGATGGAGGCATCGTCCTTCTCTCCGGCGGCGAAAGGCGGATCGTGCATTCCGGTTCGCTGCGCCCCGAGGGCTGA